A DNA window from Amycolatopsis sp. DSM 110486 contains the following coding sequences:
- a CDS encoding alpha/beta hydrolase, protein MKPAFLARRAAQLGLTAVALRPPRHRLTSIPVFFSAWLTDELAPQLLALTALDTAQHIARHGRRSSKAGVALAALSAAGLGALVATAQKARGEVESALTEALGPDYSERLAHPPSPRDLATPWGQLALPFRGGHDPDVVRERDIPYAPGGKRFLLDVFRPAKPVTGAPVLLQIHGGAWTIGTKDEQGQPLMRHLARRGWVCVAINYPLAPAHRWPAHVEAAKRALVWIRSNIASYGGDPGFVAVTGGSAGGHLAALLALSQNDPALQPDFPGADTSVQACVPHYGVYDIAATSGAAESQHRLESLLARRIFSPDRDPVTYLDDYVAASPLDRVSDSAPPFFVIHGRNDSLVPVEEAREFVARLRATSKQPVAYAELAGAQHAFDIFPSIRSAHVVRGVERFLDHTYRAWAAADR, encoded by the coding sequence GTGAAACCGGCCTTCCTCGCTCGCCGGGCCGCGCAGCTCGGCCTCACCGCCGTGGCCCTGCGCCCGCCGCGCCACCGCCTCACGTCGATCCCGGTGTTCTTCAGCGCGTGGCTCACCGACGAGCTGGCTCCGCAGCTGCTGGCGCTCACCGCGTTGGACACCGCGCAGCACATCGCGCGGCACGGGCGGCGGTCGTCGAAGGCCGGGGTTGCCTTGGCCGCGCTGTCGGCGGCCGGGCTGGGCGCGCTCGTGGCCACTGCGCAGAAAGCCCGCGGCGAGGTCGAGTCGGCGCTCACCGAGGCCCTCGGCCCGGACTACTCCGAGCGGCTGGCGCACCCGCCGAGCCCCCGCGACCTGGCGACGCCGTGGGGGCAGCTCGCGCTGCCGTTCCGCGGCGGCCATGACCCGGACGTGGTGCGCGAGCGGGACATCCCGTACGCCCCGGGCGGCAAGCGGTTCCTGCTCGACGTGTTCCGGCCGGCGAAGCCGGTGACCGGCGCGCCCGTGCTGCTGCAGATCCACGGCGGCGCCTGGACGATCGGCACCAAGGACGAGCAGGGCCAGCCCCTCATGCGCCACCTCGCGCGCCGCGGCTGGGTGTGCGTGGCGATCAACTACCCGCTCGCGCCCGCCCACCGCTGGCCCGCGCACGTGGAGGCCGCGAAGCGCGCGCTGGTGTGGATCCGGTCGAACATCGCTTCGTACGGCGGGGATCCGGGCTTCGTGGCCGTGACGGGCGGTTCGGCGGGCGGGCACCTCGCCGCGCTGCTGGCCTTGAGCCAGAACGACCCGGCCCTGCAACCGGACTTCCCCGGCGCCGACACCAGCGTGCAGGCGTGCGTGCCGCACTACGGCGTCTACGACATCGCGGCCACCAGCGGCGCGGCCGAGAGCCAGCACCGGCTCGAAAGCCTGCTGGCCCGCCGCATCTTCTCCCCCGACCGCGACCCGGTGACCTACCTCGACGACTACGTGGCCGCCTCCCCGCTCGACCGCGTCTCCGACTCGGCGCCGCCGTTCTTCGTGATCCACGGCCGCAACGACTCGCTCGTGCCCGTCGAGGAGGCCCGCGAGTTCGTCGCGCGGTTGCGCGCGACGTCCAAGCAACCCGTCGCCTACGCCGAACTCGCGGGCGCGCAGCACGCGTTCGACATCTTCCCCTCGATCCGCAGCGCCCACGTGGTCCGGGGCGTGGAGCGGTTCCTCGACCACACCTACCGGGCGTGGGCCGCGGCGGACCGGTAG
- the folE gene encoding GTP cyclohydrolase I FolE, protein MRSGSALHVVHEPDPGIDLAAAARAAGDFLRALGVSLDTESLQGTPERMARAYAELFTPRSFDLTTFPNDEGYDELVLARDIPVRSVCEHHLLPFTGVAHVGYLPGDRILGLSKLARVVEHFACRPQVQERLTKQVAGWLGEQLSPKGVGVVIEAEHTCMTLRGVQATGSSTVTSTLLGTLREDARSRQEFFALTGVNA, encoded by the coding sequence ATGCGCTCCGGCTCTGCTCTGCACGTCGTCCACGAACCCGACCCCGGCATCGACCTCGCCGCCGCCGCGCGCGCCGCCGGCGACTTCCTGCGGGCGCTCGGCGTCAGCCTGGACACGGAGAGCCTGCAGGGCACGCCCGAGCGCATGGCGCGCGCGTACGCGGAGTTGTTCACGCCACGCTCGTTCGACCTCACCACGTTCCCCAACGACGAGGGCTACGACGAGCTGGTGCTGGCCCGCGACATCCCCGTACGGTCGGTGTGCGAGCACCACCTGCTGCCGTTCACGGGCGTCGCGCACGTCGGCTACCTGCCGGGCGACCGCATCCTCGGCCTGTCGAAGCTTGCGCGCGTGGTCGAGCACTTCGCGTGCCGGCCGCAGGTGCAGGAGCGGCTCACGAAGCAGGTCGCCGGCTGGCTGGGCGAGCAGCTGAGCCCGAAGGGAGTCGGCGTGGTCATCGAAGCCGAGCACACGTGCATGACGTTGCGCGGCGTGCAGGCCACCGGCTCCAGCACAGTCACCTCGACACTGCTGGGCACGTTGCGGGAGGATGCTCGCTCCCGCCAGGAGTTCTTCGCACTCACGGGCGTCAACGCATAA
- a CDS encoding DEAD/DEAH box helicase has product MEFGALTQATYLPSDPPREGVLALWGDEVAGDTAIELVLPNDKKFARTKVDARLVPLARAIPRLLVVPDDVSPAIAAWSAVVNAGVNLVARGRLRPALTAGGVGSWRVGPLDAADEELVRGLASALPPEAHALPLSGVKRIRLHSPESLVRALWDAAADVLVRSPAASVGAGVPEFAEAEPTLVGPDGAAWLTELDARGPHGAQLILRVEAREDEQFAGVLAVRSALEPSLVVEAATLWDAPDAVLHRLGDQVETQLLLGLRRGARAWPPLGRVLAEAAPTELALSDDDVVDLLGSGGRELGSAGIEVLWPKDLFAGEVRAKASATQAPASEAGPAFPLNGLLEFRWRLSLGGDELTDEEVATLAEAKRPLVRLRGQWVKLDPRLLARMRAKRNRKLTGAEALAAALTGELELDGETVEFAAQPALAGLVDRLKERDSAPVGPPDGLAATLRPYQLAGVGWLATMTGLGLGACLADDMGLGKTIQLIALHLHRRALKAGPTLVVCPTSLLGNWEREFARFAPDVRVRRFHGGGRHLDDLLPDEVVLATYGVVRRDRATLSEVDWGLVAADEAQHVKNPLSATAKELRKVPAAARVALTGTPVENRLTELWSLMDWTTPGLLGPLDRFRRTVARPIERDRDQTATERLATTVRPFLLRRKKTDPDIAPELPRKTETDRFVPLTAEQTTLYEAVVRENLAEIRASQGVQRRGQVLKLLTELKQICNHPAQFLKESGGVLTGRSGKLAAFEELLDVVLDEGDSVLVFSQYVQLCRLLERRLADRGLPVALLSGEVGPKRRDELVASFQSGEVPVFLLSLKAGGVGLNLTRATHVIHYDRWWNPAVEDQATDRAYRIGQDRPVQVHRLIAEGTLEERIATVLEAKRGLAEAVVGAGEDWITELSDDQLADLVRLGGG; this is encoded by the coding sequence GTGGAGTTCGGCGCACTGACCCAGGCCACCTACCTTCCCTCGGACCCGCCGCGGGAGGGTGTGCTGGCGTTGTGGGGCGACGAGGTCGCGGGGGACACCGCGATCGAGCTCGTGCTGCCCAACGACAAGAAGTTCGCACGCACCAAGGTGGACGCTCGCCTCGTTCCGCTGGCGCGCGCGATCCCGCGGCTGCTGGTGGTGCCCGACGACGTGAGCCCGGCGATCGCCGCGTGGTCGGCGGTGGTGAACGCCGGGGTCAACCTCGTGGCGCGCGGGCGGTTGCGGCCGGCGCTCACGGCCGGTGGTGTGGGGTCGTGGCGGGTGGGGCCGCTGGACGCGGCCGACGAGGAGCTGGTGCGGGGGCTCGCATCGGCGTTGCCGCCGGAGGCGCACGCGTTGCCGTTGTCCGGGGTGAAGCGGATCCGGCTGCATTCGCCGGAGTCGCTGGTCCGGGCGTTGTGGGACGCGGCGGCCGACGTGCTGGTGCGCAGCCCTGCCGCGTCCGTCGGGGCGGGTGTGCCGGAGTTCGCGGAGGCCGAGCCGACGCTGGTCGGGCCGGACGGGGCTGCGTGGCTCACCGAGCTGGACGCCCGCGGGCCCCACGGCGCGCAGCTGATCCTGCGGGTCGAAGCGCGCGAAGACGAGCAGTTCGCGGGCGTGCTGGCCGTGCGGTCCGCGCTGGAGCCGAGCCTGGTCGTCGAAGCCGCGACGCTCTGGGACGCGCCCGACGCCGTGCTGCACCGCCTCGGCGACCAAGTGGAAACCCAGCTGCTGCTCGGCCTGCGCCGTGGCGCGCGAGCGTGGCCGCCGCTCGGTCGCGTGCTCGCCGAAGCCGCGCCGACGGAACTGGCCCTGTCCGATGACGACGTCGTGGACCTGCTCGGCTCAGGCGGCCGCGAGCTGGGTAGCGCCGGCATCGAAGTGTTGTGGCCCAAGGATCTCTTCGCCGGCGAAGTCCGCGCCAAGGCGAGCGCGACGCAGGCGCCGGCCAGCGAGGCGGGCCCCGCGTTCCCCCTCAACGGCCTGCTGGAGTTCCGCTGGCGCCTGTCCCTCGGCGGCGACGAGCTGACCGACGAGGAGGTCGCCACGCTGGCCGAGGCCAAGCGGCCGCTCGTCCGCCTGCGCGGCCAGTGGGTGAAGCTCGACCCGCGCCTGCTCGCCCGGATGCGCGCCAAGCGCAACCGCAAGCTCACCGGCGCCGAGGCGCTGGCCGCGGCGCTCACGGGCGAGCTGGAGCTGGACGGCGAAACCGTGGAGTTCGCCGCGCAGCCCGCGCTCGCCGGGCTGGTCGACCGGCTCAAGGAACGCGACTCCGCGCCGGTCGGCCCGCCCGACGGACTCGCGGCGACCCTGCGGCCGTACCAGCTCGCGGGCGTCGGCTGGCTCGCGACGATGACGGGCCTCGGTCTCGGCGCGTGCCTCGCCGACGACATGGGCCTGGGCAAGACCATCCAGCTCATCGCGCTGCACCTGCACCGCCGCGCACTGAAAGCCGGGCCCACGCTGGTCGTCTGCCCGACGTCGCTGCTCGGCAACTGGGAACGCGAGTTCGCCAGGTTCGCGCCGGACGTGCGGGTACGCCGCTTCCACGGCGGCGGCCGCCACCTCGACGACCTGCTGCCCGACGAGGTCGTGCTCGCCACCTACGGCGTGGTCCGCCGCGACCGCGCGACACTGTCCGAAGTGGACTGGGGGCTCGTCGCCGCCGACGAGGCCCAGCACGTGAAGAACCCGTTGTCCGCCACGGCGAAAGAGCTGCGGAAGGTCCCGGCCGCCGCGCGCGTGGCGCTCACCGGCACGCCCGTGGAGAACCGGCTCACCGAGCTGTGGTCCTTGATGGACTGGACGACACCGGGTCTGCTCGGCCCGCTCGACCGCTTCCGCCGCACCGTCGCGCGGCCCATCGAGCGCGACCGCGACCAGACCGCCACGGAGCGGCTGGCCACGACCGTGCGCCCCTTTCTGTTGCGGCGCAAGAAAACCGACCCGGACATCGCGCCGGAGCTGCCGCGCAAGACCGAGACGGACCGGTTCGTGCCGCTCACGGCCGAGCAGACCACGCTGTACGAGGCCGTCGTGCGCGAGAACCTGGCCGAGATCCGCGCGTCGCAGGGTGTGCAGCGGCGTGGGCAGGTGCTGAAGCTGCTCACCGAGCTCAAGCAGATCTGCAACCACCCCGCGCAGTTCCTCAAGGAGAGCGGGGGTGTCCTCACCGGACGCTCCGGCAAGCTCGCCGCGTTCGAGGAGCTGCTCGACGTGGTCCTCGACGAGGGCGACAGCGTGCTCGTGTTCAGCCAGTACGTGCAGCTGTGCCGCCTGCTCGAACGCCGGCTCGCCGACCGCGGGCTGCCCGTCGCGCTGCTGTCGGGCGAGGTCGGGCCGAAGCGGCGCGACGAGCTGGTGGCGTCGTTCCAGTCCGGCGAGGTGCCGGTGTTCCTGTTGTCGCTCAAGGCGGGCGGCGTCGGGCTCAACCTGACGCGCGCGACGCACGTGATCCACTACGACCGCTGGTGGAACCCGGCCGTGGAGGACCAGGCGACCGACCGCGCGTACCGGATCGGGCAGGACCGGCCGGTGCAGGTCCACCGGCTGATCGCCGAGGGCACGCTGGAGGAGCGCATCGCCACGGTGCTCGAGGCGAAGCGCGGGCTGGCCGAGGCCGTGGTCGGCGCGGGGGAGGACTGGATCACGGAGTTGTCCGACGACCAGCTCGCCGACCTCGTGCGGCTCGGAGGTGGGTGA
- a CDS encoding acyl-CoA dehydrogenase has translation MAVALTGEQAALAAAIHDWARVHDPVATVRAAEGTGAQLPARFADLGLFGVALPPSVGGAGGAVTDLAAGLAAAASALVPGPLLSTALAGLLLGDGDVVEAIADGGARVAVLLEAPCVDGFLQGSSGAVPGADAGAWLLVPVPSGHVLLPPGAAGVCVEPLAPFDFSRPLARVHFDRVPVADVLELPDVSDFAATLAVGEAAGVARWCLTTAVEYARVREQFGQVIGAFQAVKHLCAEMLCRAEAAEALAWDAATAAFGSQHAVAVASAAAVALDAAVDNAKDCVQVLGGIGFTWEHPAHLYLRRALALRHWLGGSARWRQRAADLALAGQRHTLDVVVDDSPELTRLVAEIAALPEDGRRVALAAAGLLAPHWPAPFGRDAGAAEQLRIDAALAEAGVRRPDLVIGAWAVPTILEHGTDEQRARFTGPTLRGELTWCQLFSEPGAGSDLASLRTAARRVDGGWCLNGQKVWTSLAHEADWAICLARTDPDAPKHKGITYFLVDMRSPGITTRPLREITGASVFNEVFLDDVFVPDTDVVASPGDGWRLARTTLAGERVALGKGSAAGEGVEALVGGLIGLGSALGSSTRERLGALIGSGSACSVLDLRATLRRLDGQGPGAESSVAKLLGVRHRQSVAEFALDLAPDLLPDSPQSHEFLLTRCLSIAGGTTQVLLSAVAERVLGLPR, from the coding sequence ATGGCGGTCGCGCTCACCGGCGAACAGGCGGCGCTGGCCGCCGCGATCCACGACTGGGCCCGGGTACACGATCCGGTCGCGACCGTGCGCGCGGCCGAGGGGACCGGCGCCCAGCTGCCCGCGCGGTTCGCCGACCTGGGGTTGTTCGGGGTCGCGTTGCCGCCGTCGGTGGGTGGCGCCGGCGGCGCTGTCACGGATTTGGCGGCAGGGCTGGCTGCAGCGGCTTCGGCGCTGGTCCCGGGGCCGTTGCTGAGCACGGCGTTGGCCGGGCTGCTGCTCGGTGACGGGGACGTGGTTGAGGCGATCGCGGACGGTGGCGCTCGGGTGGCAGTGCTGCTCGAAGCGCCTTGTGTCGACGGGTTTCTGCAGGGTTCGTCGGGAGCGGTGCCGGGTGCGGATGCGGGCGCGTGGCTGCTGGTGCCGGTGCCGAGCGGTCACGTGCTGCTGCCGCCCGGCGCCGCGGGGGTGTGCGTGGAACCGTTGGCGCCCTTCGACTTCTCGCGTCCGCTCGCGCGGGTGCACTTCGACCGGGTGCCCGTCGCGGACGTGCTGGAGCTGCCGGACGTCTCGGATTTCGCGGCGACGCTGGCCGTGGGGGAGGCGGCGGGGGTCGCGCGGTGGTGCCTGACGACGGCGGTCGAGTACGCGCGGGTGCGGGAGCAGTTCGGGCAGGTGATCGGGGCGTTCCAAGCGGTGAAGCACCTGTGCGCCGAGATGCTGTGCCGCGCCGAGGCGGCGGAGGCACTGGCGTGGGACGCCGCGACCGCGGCTTTCGGCTCGCAGCACGCGGTCGCGGTGGCGAGCGCGGCGGCGGTGGCGCTCGACGCGGCCGTGGACAACGCCAAGGACTGCGTCCAGGTGCTGGGCGGCATCGGCTTCACGTGGGAGCACCCGGCGCACCTGTACTTGCGCCGCGCTCTTGCCTTGCGGCACTGGCTCGGCGGCTCGGCGCGGTGGCGGCAGCGCGCGGCCGACCTCGCGCTGGCGGGGCAGCGGCACACGCTCGACGTGGTCGTGGACGACTCACCGGAGCTCACCCGGCTCGTGGCGGAGATCGCCGCCCTGCCGGAAGACGGCCGTCGTGTCGCGCTGGCCGCCGCGGGACTGCTGGCGCCGCACTGGCCTGCGCCTTTCGGCCGGGACGCCGGAGCCGCCGAGCAGCTGCGCATCGACGCGGCCTTGGCGGAGGCCGGCGTGCGCCGGCCGGACCTCGTGATCGGCGCGTGGGCCGTCCCGACGATCCTCGAACACGGCACCGACGAGCAGCGCGCGCGGTTCACCGGCCCCACGCTGCGCGGCGAGCTGACGTGGTGCCAGCTGTTCAGCGAACCCGGCGCGGGCTCCGACCTGGCGTCGCTGCGCACCGCCGCCCGCCGCGTCGACGGCGGCTGGTGCCTCAACGGGCAGAAGGTGTGGACCTCGCTCGCGCACGAGGCCGACTGGGCCATCTGCCTGGCCCGCACCGACCCCGACGCGCCCAAGCACAAGGGCATCACGTACTTCCTCGTCGACATGCGCTCACCCGGCATCACCACGCGCCCGCTGCGCGAGATCACCGGCGCGAGCGTCTTCAACGAGGTCTTTCTCGACGACGTCTTCGTCCCGGACACCGACGTCGTCGCATCTCCGGGCGACGGCTGGCGCTTGGCCCGCACCACGCTGGCCGGCGAACGCGTGGCCCTCGGCAAGGGCTCCGCGGCGGGGGAGGGTGTGGAGGCTCTGGTGGGTGGCCTGATCGGCTTGGGCTCCGCGCTCGGCTCGTCCACCCGCGAACGGCTCGGGGCCCTCATCGGCTCCGGCAGCGCCTGCTCCGTCCTGGACCTGCGCGCCACCCTCCGCCGCCTCGACGGCCAAGGCCCCGGCGCGGAGTCCTCGGTCGCGAAGCTCCTGGGCGTCCGCCACCGGCAGTCCGTCGCGGAATTCGCCCTCGACCTCGCCCCGGACCTGCTCCCCGACTCCCCGCAGTCCCACGAGTTCCTCCTCACCCGCTGCCTCTCCATCGCCGGCGGCACCACCCAGGTGTTGCTCTCGGCGGTGGCCGAGCGGGTGCTGGGCCTCCCGCGCTGA
- a CDS encoding SWIM zinc finger family protein — protein sequence MPPRRTFGNTWWGRAWVEALEQRASVDPNRLPRGRTYARKDTVSELHVGAGEVTARVRGSRPEPYRVTIRMREFSPQQWDTLLDVVGRRLGHTAALLDGELPEELAAQAREAGADLLPGPGDLRPRCSCPDSANPCKHVAAVYYVVADEVDTDPFVLFKLRGRPRDEVLARLRTLRAPDRPQHKKVHDPGLTPKRAYARRVTSVPRLPPVPDVAGPPAVLDLDPPPSTGWTSATLATLATDAASLARDLLVSGGTAAELTFEEDLARRAAARPLDELPALALAAGVALPELTTRAGAWREAGRGGLAALRETWSPGPGPLADARACLSDTGLPDPITTWRNRVTQGPLQLRYGRDHRWYRFLRTGPAWQLDGPPSTSALDVAYPPG from the coding sequence ATGCCGCCCCGAAGGACGTTCGGCAACACCTGGTGGGGCCGCGCCTGGGTGGAGGCGCTGGAGCAGCGCGCGAGCGTCGACCCGAACCGCCTGCCGCGCGGGCGCACGTACGCGCGCAAGGACACCGTGAGCGAGCTGCACGTCGGCGCCGGCGAGGTCACCGCGCGCGTGCGCGGGAGCCGGCCCGAGCCGTACCGCGTGACGATCCGGATGCGCGAGTTCTCGCCGCAGCAGTGGGACACGCTGCTCGACGTCGTCGGCCGCCGCCTCGGCCACACCGCCGCATTGCTCGACGGCGAGCTGCCCGAGGAGCTGGCCGCGCAAGCCCGTGAGGCGGGCGCCGACCTGCTCCCCGGACCGGGTGACCTTCGGCCGCGCTGCTCGTGCCCCGACTCGGCGAACCCGTGCAAACACGTCGCCGCCGTGTACTACGTCGTGGCCGACGAGGTCGACACCGACCCGTTCGTGCTCTTCAAACTCCGCGGCCGCCCCCGCGACGAGGTCCTCGCCCGGCTGCGCACGCTGCGCGCCCCCGACCGCCCGCAGCACAAGAAGGTCCACGACCCCGGCCTCACCCCGAAGCGCGCGTACGCCCGCCGCGTCACGTCAGTTCCCCGGTTGCCGCCGGTGCCCGACGTCGCCGGCCCGCCCGCCGTCCTCGACCTCGACCCGCCACCGAGCACGGGCTGGACCTCGGCCACTCTCGCCACCCTCGCCACTGACGCCGCCTCCCTCGCCCGCGACCTGCTCGTTTCGGGCGGCACCGCGGCCGAGCTGACGTTCGAGGAAGACCTGGCCCGCCGCGCCGCCGCCCGACCGCTCGACGAACTCCCCGCCCTGGCCCTGGCTGCCGGTGTCGCGCTGCCCGAACTCACCACCCGGGCGGGCGCCTGGCGCGAAGCCGGCCGCGGCGGCCTCGCCGCCCTGCGCGAAACGTGGTCACCGGGCCCGGGCCCGCTCGCGGACGCTCGCGCCTGCCTCTCGGACACCGGCCTCCCCGACCCCATCACGACCTGGCGCAACCGCGTGACCCAAGGCCCCCTGCAACTCCGCTACGGCCGCGACCACCGCTGGTACCGCTTCCTCCGCACCGGCCCGGCCTGGCAGCTTGACGGCCCGCCGTCCACGAGCGCCCTCGACGTCGCCTACCCGCCGGGCTGA
- a CDS encoding metalloregulator ArsR/SmtB family transcription factor, which produces MYTFIRGSVRPVTRDEAAASVGISRKLAAFHLDKLVDAGLLRSRYEAVGGIRKVGRTPKVYEPADTDFAVTIPPRRHGVLADILLDAVVTEAEGETARVAALRVAGERGEELGTTERASLRPGRLGAERGLTLTETVLARQGFEPRRETPTCVRLRNCPFHPLAGKAPDLVCGINQAFLGGIVAGLEVPGVDAVLIDPAPGGCCVELRTDQPGG; this is translated from the coding sequence ATGTACACGTTCATCCGCGGCTCGGTGCGGCCCGTCACGCGCGACGAGGCCGCCGCGTCGGTCGGGATCTCGCGCAAGCTCGCCGCGTTCCACCTCGACAAGCTCGTGGACGCCGGCCTGCTTCGCTCGCGCTACGAGGCCGTCGGCGGCATCCGCAAGGTCGGCCGCACCCCGAAGGTCTACGAACCCGCCGACACCGACTTCGCCGTCACCATCCCGCCGCGCCGCCACGGCGTGCTCGCCGACATCCTCCTCGACGCCGTCGTCACCGAAGCCGAGGGCGAAACCGCCCGCGTCGCCGCCCTGCGCGTGGCCGGTGAGCGGGGCGAGGAACTGGGCACCACCGAACGCGCCTCCCTGCGCCCCGGCCGCCTCGGCGCCGAACGCGGCCTGACGCTCACCGAAACCGTCCTCGCCCGGCAGGGATTCGAGCCGCGCCGCGAGACGCCGACTTGCGTACGGCTGCGCAACTGCCCATTCCACCCGCTGGCGGGCAAGGCGCCGGACCTGGTGTGCGGGATCAACCAGGCGTTCCTGGGCGGCATCGTCGCGGGGCTGGAGGTGCCCGGTGTCGACGCGGTGCTGATCGATCCCGCGCCCGGTGGGTGCTGTGTGGAGCTGCGGACGGATCAGCCCGGCGGGTAG
- a CDS encoding NAD(P)/FAD-dependent oxidoreductase, which produces MPEQGFVIVGAGLAGAKAAEALRTQGFAGRVTLIGDEPDRPYERPPLSKDFLAGKAERDSVFVHEEGWYAEHDVDLRLGATATAIDRDNHVVRLEGGETVGYDKLLLATGSSPRHLPIPGADAEGVHYLRRLADSAKLKETLTAGTRLAVIGAGWIGLEVAAAAREAGAEVTVLEVAELPLLAVLGREVATVFADLHRARGVDLRLGVQVEAITTDGGKATGVRLDDGTEVAADAVLVAVGAAPNVELAQAAGLAVDNGVVVDSSLRTTDPDVFAAGDIASALHPLLGKHVRVEHWANALNQPAVAAAAMAGQDATYDELPYFYTDQYDLGMEYHGHVDPGAYDRVVFRGDVEAREFIAFWLRDGHVLAGMNVNVWDVGDQLKALIRAEGPIDADRLADPNAPLEP; this is translated from the coding sequence TTGCCAGAGCAGGGTTTTGTCATCGTCGGCGCGGGCCTGGCCGGCGCCAAGGCCGCTGAGGCACTGCGGACCCAGGGGTTCGCCGGACGGGTGACGCTCATCGGCGACGAACCCGACCGGCCCTACGAGCGCCCGCCGCTGTCCAAGGACTTCCTCGCCGGCAAGGCCGAGCGCGACAGCGTGTTCGTGCACGAGGAGGGCTGGTACGCCGAGCACGACGTCGACCTGCGCCTGGGCGCCACGGCCACCGCCATCGACCGCGACAACCACGTGGTCCGCCTCGAGGGCGGCGAGACCGTGGGCTACGACAAACTCCTGCTGGCCACCGGCTCGAGTCCACGGCACCTGCCGATCCCGGGCGCCGACGCCGAGGGCGTGCACTACCTGCGCCGCCTCGCCGACTCCGCGAAGCTCAAGGAGACGCTCACCGCCGGCACGCGCCTGGCCGTGATCGGCGCGGGCTGGATCGGCCTTGAGGTCGCGGCCGCCGCGCGCGAGGCCGGGGCCGAGGTGACCGTGCTGGAGGTCGCGGAGCTGCCGCTGCTGGCCGTGCTGGGCCGCGAGGTCGCCACCGTCTTCGCCGACCTGCACCGCGCCCGCGGCGTCGATCTGCGCCTCGGCGTGCAGGTCGAGGCCATCACCACCGACGGCGGCAAGGCCACGGGCGTCCGTCTCGACGACGGCACCGAGGTCGCCGCCGACGCCGTGCTCGTCGCGGTCGGCGCCGCGCCCAACGTCGAGCTCGCGCAGGCCGCGGGCCTGGCCGTGGACAACGGCGTGGTGGTCGACTCGTCCCTGCGCACCACCGACCCAGACGTCTTCGCCGCCGGCGACATCGCCTCCGCGCTGCACCCGCTGCTCGGCAAGCACGTGCGCGTGGAGCACTGGGCCAACGCCCTCAACCAGCCCGCCGTCGCCGCCGCCGCGATGGCCGGCCAGGACGCCACCTACGACGAGCTCCCGTACTTCTACACAGACCAATACGACCTGGGCATGGAGTACCACGGCCACGTCGACCCGGGTGCCTACGACCGCGTCGTCTTCCGCGGCGACGTCGAGGCGCGCGAGTTCATCGCCTTCTGGCTCCGCGACGGCCACGTGCTGGCCGGCATGAACGTCAACGTCTGGGACGTCGGCGACCAGCTCAAGGCCCTCATCCGCGCCGAAGGCCCGATCGACGCCGACCGGCTCGCCGACCCGAACGCGCCGCTCGAACCCTGA